The Sorghum bicolor cultivar BTx623 chromosome 6, Sorghum_bicolor_NCBIv3, whole genome shotgun sequence genome contains the following window.
gtggtggctctagggcttgatcagagactctcctccttagatgaatgaatgaattagggtttgagaatgagaatgagaatgcctcctccaggggccagggggcctgcttatatagcccttccaaatgaacgtgggccatcagatcaaaccgaccttaatcgcacggttttccttaatcttttaggtcggtggagcataatccgtgaggcAGGGCCTGATTGGCTAAtacaacagggcgggcgccctaggggggagggcgggcgccttgcccCCAGGCCCGCTTGACCTCCCATTCGTtcacgtggcttctggagtcttctagatgatagaaaattaccgcacacgttaatatctctatgtaaacctgatgtatggtcctttcctccatatttcctaataaccccctatagaaatagacaaacaccaaaactcatggaattctgtcagataaaaccctaagtctgggtgttggttgcatttggatccttttctttatttatttgatgattaaatttgatacttaaggaccgtcaatagggTACTCGGTATAATGAATGCCATAGCTCGAAGCACCTTTGAGATAACGCAACACTCTCTCAAGTGCTTGCCAATGTGCATCTCCCGGGTTAGATACAAACCGGCTCAGTTTGCACACAACATattgttgactcttcttagcgtcactacctaggattgtcagtccttggcacagcactagaaatgcttgtgtgacaccagaagtggcaaacagtTTTACCACAAGCGGACGGTGgtcaatgtagcacttcactaggagtattctaggtattgtattttccacggggaacgagaagtggactaactagaccaattgagtcatcggatgatgatcaaagggcttaggattgggtagagaggtatttctagtatttggcttctggctaagctatcctaagtatactTGAGAGTTAACTTCCTTTCTACTGtggccgataggtgaaaagggtgtggcgaaacacttccctaggcagctaccatgcaggccaactattatttgcaacttgcctaacaacacactaaagagaactcctaatgtctAGAAGAAGCCTGTCATGCTTCACTGCTGGCGTTCTTCAGGTGCGACAAGAAGTGCACAAGGGaagacttagtctagacaccacgtctacactagttctactactctagacccagctatggtttcgagcacttcacacaaggcaaagcaatgtgccagataggccggttgtatacttaaaataaactaagatagaaattaaatactataagtactcagatgaaaggcaactagaaggaaaacttactagaagacaagcatctGCTGAGGCGCTCctggaagaagactcccgacaagccaggactcctcctcggggaactccctctattctcacacttagctaagagtagctctttctaagatacatcatggttaactaggctctctaagggggtatttatagggggagatggagtaggggctactccagcgccacgtcagcgattcgtgtgctccttcttctccaccgttggatcaaaccgaccttggaacCACCATATGATCAAGGGTTGGGAATTTCCATCATatgttcatcatggggatgtcagtgggagtgaaccgactcaagGTGGGCCCACATGACAGGTTGATTGACCGACCTATTGCCTCCATGTGGGTCCCACCAATCTTCTAGAAGATGCTGATGTCGGTGGGAGTGTGGGCCAGGTGGGGTCCCACCaagtgtaggtcggccgacctacactttggggggttggcccaccaccttgctccacatgttgtccccacttgtcatcttcaatgtTTTGTTGATATCTGGTGGTTTGGTTCTTGATCATCTTTGCTTCATTTGAGCTTGATCAGGCTTGATTAGTGGCTGTTTGCTCCTACatccaaataatgacatgtacatatggaaccaagtgaattgtacctatgtcactacttagttgCTTGGTGTTATCCCTAAAACTTTAACCTTTGTTTTTTTTCGATACGAGGGATCTTCCCCATTTCCATTTCATCAACGGAAATACAGTTCGTACAAAGAGTTTAGATAGGATCAGAAATCTAGAGACCAACACTTACTACTACCCAAAAAGGACGAACTACAGCATTCTCAACTAATCTCTCAACGCCACCGGACAAAAGGAAACTAACCAGAAGGATTACATCCAGGGTAAAAGTAGACTTCCAGCTACTCCAGCAAAACAAAGGGTAGCAAAACAGCAACCACAGAGCCGTAGGACAATCAGTGGTCTTCGGCATCAGCATCTCTTCCGTTTATCACTTCTTGATCTTGGGGACCTTTAGCTTTACCCACCAATTGCAGCGCAATCTTCAGCATTGTCTCAGCACCAGCCGACAgttcttccttgtccagatcctcATACAAACCTGCCCAATAAGAAATAAGCGAACATGCATGGCATATAATGGTGATAGGGCTTGTGACCTTTTTTCCTTGAAAGCAAATATTATTTCGCGTTTTCCAAATAGCCCAACAAATCGCAGCAATGCCAATTGCATGAAAATTTTGTCTATGAGGAAGCCACTTCTCACACCACATCCAGCATTGATTAAAATTTCTAGGCACATTCATTGCTCCTAGGGAAAAAGCAACAATCCCCCACACGGCTTTAGCCATAGAACATTGAAAAAGAAGATGAGAAACCGATTCATCTCGGTCGCAGAAAAGACAAGAAGGGTCGCCAGGCCATTTCCTGCGAATCATGTTATCTCTTGTAAGAATAGCATTGTTAGCCACCAGCCATAGAAATATTTTGATCTTAGCAGGAATTTTTCCTTTCCATATTTTTACAAAATAAGGACCAGCATCATTTTTTGTCAAAGCTTTATATACTGATTTCACTGtgaatttttctttctttcccaGATTCCAAATGACCCTATCTTCATCATTATTCAGAGAGATTTTATTAAATTGACTCATTATATGACCCCAATCATCTCTTAAGTCATCAACCAACCATCTAGAAAAGCAAACCGAATTATGTCTAGCAGAAGCCACCGAAATATTAGGAAGAGAACACAACTTGAAAAGATCTGGGAAGAGATTCTCTAACGGTTTCTCCATCAACCAAGTATCTTTCCAAAATGAAGTTTTTTGCCCATTTTTGACAATCAATTTTCTACCTTGTAGATATAATTCTTTAATTTTCAACAAATCTGACCAAATGGCCGAATCATTTTGCTTGTGCTTCACAGTACATATAGAATCTTTTTTCAGATATTTAAAATTAACAATCTCTTGCCAAATCCCTTTTTCATTATCAAGTTTCCACCACCATTTCATCATTAGACTAATATTCATCTTCTTCAAATCTCTAATACCTAAACCacctttttttcctatttttgcaAATCTTTGTCCAACTAACCAAGTGATATTTCTTTTTAGTCCCCCCTCCTTGCCAAAAAAAGGTTCTTCTGACCTTGTCAATTTTATCAATGATAGTCTTGGGAAGAAGATAGATAGACATATGATACACAGCAGTATTACTCAAGCTAGCATTAATAAGAATGTGCCTCCCAGCAATGGACATTAAACCCCCTTTCCAGACATCAAGCATTTTACTATTTTTTTCTACCAGAGGCATCCAATCAATCACATGTAACCGGCTCGGACTAACTGGTACACCAAGATATTTGATGGGAAAAGTTCCAATTTGACAGTTAAAAATCTCAGCATACTTACTAGCCCAGTTATCTTCATCATTTATAGTTAAAACTTCACTTTTATAGAAATTAATTTTGAGACCAGCCATCATTTCATACATATAGAGTAAAAGCTTCATGTTTCTTGCTCCTTGTATACTATGTTTCAAACAAATTATGGTGTCATCAGCATATTGTAACACAGCTACCCCTTTATCAATAATGTGATCAACTAAACCAGTGATTAATTCATTTTTTTGTGCTTTATGAATCATCCTGGACAAACCATCTGCTACAAAGTTAAAAAGCAAAGGAGATAAAGGATCACCTTGTCTTACTCCTTTAAAGCTCTTGATGTAAGGTCCAACCAAATTATTCAATTTCACACTTACAGTTCCTCCAGATACCACTTTCTCAATCCAATGACACCACTTTTGATCAAATCCTCTAGCTACCAGACATTCAAATAAGAATTTCCAATTGACTTTATCATATGCTTTCTCAAAATCCAATTTCAGAATTACTCCCATCTGTTTTTTCCTTTTGGTTTCATGTAGGATTTCATGTAAGATCATCACCCCATTCATAATATTCCTTTCTTTCATGAAGGCAGTTTGATTTTGATGAATCAACTTATCAGCCACTCTCTCCAATCTTAATGTTAATGTTTTGGTAACAAGTTTGTATAGACAGTTCAACAGGCAAATTGGTCTAAATTGTTGAATTTTAGAAGCTTCAGAAACCTTTGGTAATAAGGTGATGATTCCATAGTTGATTCTTGAAATATCAATTGTATCATTATAGaattcctcaaaaagcttcaacaCATCTGTTTTAACAATACTCCAGCAAGCTTGAAAGAATTCAATTGGAATTTTATCCGGTCCTGCTGCTTTATTTTTTTCCATTTGAAAAAGAGCCTCTTTAATCTCTGATTCAGAGAAAGGCCTTATCAACAATTGATTTTCTTCTGCAGATACTTGTTCTAATTCATTCCATAAACTTGAATCAATATGAATATTATGGTCATCAGCAGGCCCAAATAACTCTGTATAATATTCAGTGGCATGATTTAACAAATTCTCATCTCCTTCAATAACATGACCATCACTCTCAAGAAAAAGAACATTATTTTTTCTCTTCCTTCCATTAGCAATGCTATGAAAGTATTTGGTATTATTGTCACCTTTCAACAACCATTGTTCATGACATCTATTTATCCAGTAAGTTTCCTCTTGATCCAACAGCTGTAAGGACTCCTTAGTCAGCTACATTTTTTCTCTAACTTGTCCATCAGATAAATCACCCATGTCTTCTAAAGATTCCAAGTTTGATAGTTTTTCACTTATaagtttcctttgtttcctcaaATCTCCCTGCAGACTAAAACCCCATCCTTTAAAGTACTGCTTAATCAATTTCAACTTTTGCTGTATCTTATCTAAAGAAGTTCTAGCATTGCAGGGTTTGGACCAAATCCTTTCTACAGCTTCCAAGAAGTCTGGATTATGTAACCAGCTAAGTTCAAATTTGAATTGAATAGGGGTCTTAGGTTTTTGCAAACCAGAAGATAGAATTAAAGGATTGTGATCAGAGATCTCTCTAGGGAGTCTTTTAACCATAACTGTGGGAAACATTTCCTCCCAGTCTTTGGAGACTAGAATTCTATCCAACTTTTCTAAAATAGGATCCTCCTGATTATTAGACCAAGTAAACAAGCCTCCAGTCATTATAATTTCTTTCAATTCATAGAAGCCAATCAAGGAATTGAACAAACTAGAAAATTTATTCAGTCCATGAGGTTTATTTCTTTCATTTGCATATCTCAAAATATTAAAATCACCTCCAATAATAATAGGTTCAGTATTTCTAGAACAAAAGGAAGAGAGTTCAGCCAAAAATTCCATTTTACTATCATCATGAGAAGCCCCATACACTACTCACAGATTCCATTTCTGTTTTAACTGTTTGTCCCACAGGTTAACTTGTAACATGTATTTTCCTTGCTGAAAAGATCCAACATCATAAAGCTCAATTCTAACCCCCACAAGGATGCCACCTGATTTCCCATTTGATGAGTTATAAAGCCACAAATAATCATCAAAGCAATCAAACTTTTTAAGCAGTTTTTGTTCACAATCCTGAACCATAGTTTCTTGAAGTCCAATGAAATGAAATCGGTATTGATATATAAGATCCTTCAAGAAAGTAGAGACTCCTTTTTTCCTCAGACCTCTACAGTTCCAAATCAACCCTTGTATATTCATTTTTTAACTTTCTTATGTTGTTTGGTGAGAGTAGCTTTACTAGGTTTTCTCCCTTTTTTATTTTGTGCACCAGGATTTTCCTGTAtgcttttcttttatttagtcATTGAGGAAAGCATTAAGCTTCTCCTTCTATCCCTTTTTTTCTTCCTAGATTCAACCAAAATGAAATCCTCTATTTCAGAAGACTCATCTTTGTGCCATTCAATAGCTAACACATCACTTCCTTCCTGGTTCCCTTCAACTGATTCAGTTAGGGGATTCTTATTTTTGCACAATTGTTTATAATAAAGATCATCTCTTACTTTTTCTAGGTCTTTAATCACATTAAATGTGTCAAAATCCTCCTCTTCTACTACAATACCCATACAAGAAGTAATAGCAGCAAGTTCTTCATTTGGTAAAACAGAAAAAGAATTATAGTTTGAAGAGTTACCTTCCAGATTAGCCTTCTGagccctcttttcagctttctCCATAGTATGGACTGTTGTATCTTTCTTGAGCCTTTCACTCCTCCTTCTTTCTTGAACTTGAGCTGCTTCAACATCATTTTCCATTTTGTGGTTGGGTTGATCTAGAGCCTCTACAACCGAAGACTCCTTGTCAAGCTCCATACCAACACTTTCTTGAGTTGTAATTATATTATCATCAGGTATGAAAATCTCAGGAGAACACACAGATTGAGAAGCTTTCACAATGCTTGTATGTCCTTCAACCTCAGTGATACCAGTCAAAACTTTCTCAGTTGGCTTTTCAATATTCACAGCATTGATCTCATTCACAAACCAGATTTGTTCAGAAGGTTCCCCTAGAACTTGCTTGGAAGTTTGACCCTCAGTTTCCAGACCAGCCAACATAGATAGTTTGATAGCAAAAGAGTCATTGTCAGAATCTGAGTCCTCAAAGTTATCAGGAATGTGAACTCTTTCACCATCATCATTGCTGACATTCTTCTTGTGAATTTTCTGGGCATCTGCCATCAGCTTAGATGGAGCCTTACTTGTTGTATCCATCTTAGAAGGAGCAGCCCAGCACACTGCCTGTTTACTGCCTTCTGTCACAGTTTTCTTAGGCTGGTCAGAATCATCCTGAGATGAAGTATCTCTGTTATCCTGCTTCTTGTTCTCATCTTGGTCAGATTTGTTTCTCTTAGCAGGAGGAGGTAAGTCAGGATCACCCACCATAATCCCACTTTTGAGAACTTTAGAACCATTGTCTAATCCAACTTCTCTTTCAAAGCCAAAATCAATCAGATACATTCCCAAAAAGCTTTCAGCAGATTTAGGTACCCTTGTCACATCTCTACAAGCAATCTTGAGCCTCACATAATCATATCTATATCTTGACCCTTCATCAATCTCAATCACTTTCCCCACTAATCCACCAACTTTGGCTAAAGTGAGAATGGATCTTTGGTCAGCAGGAATACCAGAGACTCTAAACCAAGCAGTTTGCAGCACACCTTTGGCCCCTACAGCAGGAGACCAAGCTTCTATCTTAATTTGAGCATCATTTTTCAGAGTAAGATTTTTTATATGGCTCCATTCATTAACCATCTTAGCAGTTGGAAATCGAAGCAAGAATTTACTGTCAGCTATAGGACGAGCTTTCCACCGCCAAGCATCAGCACCAATCAAATTCATGAACTCAAATTCAATATTTTTTGCATTGGCATTACCACTGGTCACAGTAATAACAGCAGTACTAGCTTTTTCCAAAGCCACCCTAGGATCAATACACTCTTCAATATAAAAGAAACTCTGTTCTTCCACTTGAGTAGCACATAATTCAGGACCATAATTCCAGGGGAGGCATTTTTTGCATTCAAAAGTGCTATGATTGTAAAAGCCACAAATCTCATACAGAATTCTACGGCAATCTTTAGCAGTATGATTAGAAAGACCACATCTATCACATATAACAGTATACTGGTCATCAGAATGAGAAGATTCCTGGAGAGCAGAAGCATTTTTTGTACCTTCACACTTCTGGTGATCATTTTTCACAGCAACCTCATCCTCTTTGAACATCCCCTTATCTTGTTTGTCATCATCAAGAGGTCTTTTTCCTTCCCACTTAGCCTTAGTCATCTCTGACTCCATAGCAGTTTTGTCCATCTCCTCTCCACCACTAGGTCTATTCTCCACTGCCTCATCACTAGCTATCCCTTCATCTTTTCTTTTCCAAGAGTTTTGCCTCCCACCAAATCCTCCAAACCCTCTCCCACGCCCACCACCTGCAAATCCTCCTCGACCATAACCAAAACCACCACGGTCTTGCCCAAAGCCACCACGATTGTAGCCGAAACCCCCTCTACCGCCACGACCTTGAGCAAAACCTCCTCGATCAGATCCAAATCTCCCTCGGCTGGATCCAAAGCCTCCACCCCAACCATCTCCCCGCGATTGCATCTCCACCACAACCGTAGGAGCCGGATTGGCTCGCACCACTGCCGCAAAAGAACGAGGTCTCGcacctttccacagatgccctACGAATTTAGCTAGATTGGGGGTGGGAAGAGAGGGGGATGAGATGGAGTTGGGGTTTTCTGCCTCAGAAGAGCCCCTCCCGATTCGGGTGAGAGAATAAGTATCAGGTAGAGAAAAGAGCCCCGTCTCGGAGTCCCTTTTACCCTTATACCCCTCCACTATCGGGTGGATTTCACTGGGCTTCACAGAAGGATGTGGTCCTAAAATTCCAGGGATCACCCTCACTTTAGGCGGTCTCCGAAACCATTTCTCAAATCCCCCAATCCCCTGTTCCCGCCTGAATTGAACAAAATCATCAGAAACCAAATCTTCGTAACTCTTAGTCCTACGATAAGAATTCCAGTGTAAACGAATTGGAGTATCTTTGATTTTCAGAGTATCTACAGAAACTTCTTCAAATGGAAAATCATGTTTCCCAATCGTAAAACGAAGTTTCGGATCATGATCAACAAAAGGAGGCCCAAATTTTCTCTGTTTCGACCCAAATCGAATGGAATCACGAATGGAAGGAAAATCAGAATCACAAAAATGAATACCTCGTCGTCGTAGAGACGAGGTCATCGGAGATCGAGAAGAAGCTCCATCACCTGATCCAGAACGGGATCCACACCTATGTGAGATGTCCTCTGGACCCGGATCCCCCTCATGATTTCCCCGTCGGCGGACCTCCGATGAGATCGCAGGGTTGTCCCATCGGCGAGGCCCCGACGGGAAGTCCTTCCCCTCCCCTGCTTGCGCAACTGCACACCCGGCTCCCTCTGGATGCTTCCATGGCGCAGAGATTCCCCGTCGACGGTGCTCCAGAGAGGAGTCC
Protein-coding sequences here:
- the LOC110436630 gene encoding uncharacterized protein LOC110436630, with product MDTTSKAPSKLMADAQKIHKKNVSNDDGERVHIPDNFEDSDSDNDSFAIKLSMLAGLETEGQTSKQVLGEPSEQIWFVNEINAVNIEKPTEKVLTGITEVEGHTSIVKASQSVCSPEIFIPDDNIITTQESVGMELDKESSVVEALDQPNHKMENDVEAAQVQERRRSERLKKDTTVHTMEKAEKRAQKANLEGLYEDLDKEELSAGAETMLKIALQLVGKAKGPQDQEVINGRDADAEDH